The DNA sequence GCTACTTCCTCCGACTGCGCGATCGCAACGTGTTCCAGATCATCCAGGAGAAGCTGCGCTGGGGTGGTCTGCCGCGACACCGGGGCGATCGCGCCGGCGGGCGTGAAGCCGATCCGGAGAACTGAAGCGGTGCTCGTCGAACTCCGACTCCACGACCTGGCGGTGGCCGCCGACGTCCAGCTCGAGCTGGGCCAGGGGCTGAACGCGCTCACCGGGAGCACCGGTGCCGGCAAGTCACTGGTCGTCACGGGACTGCGATGGATCGCGGGCGAAGAGGTCGATCGCAACGCGCTGCGCGAGGGGGCCGACCGCGCGAGCGCCGAAGCGGTCTTCGACCTGCACGACCGTGAAGACCTGATCGCCGCGCTCGACGACGTGGGTGTCACGGTTCCGTCCGACGGATTCCTGCTGCTACGGCGGGAGGTCCGGCGGGGTGGGCGGGCACGGGCCTTCGTCAACGGCCAGGCGAGTTCGGCGGCCATCCTCCGCGCGGTCTGCGACTGCCTGGCCGAGATGCAGAGTCAGCACGAACAACTGTTGCTGCGGCGAGGCTCCGAACACGTCCGGGTGCTCGACGGACTCGGCGTCGGCACCGATGTGCGCGCCGCCTGGAAGCAGGCCCACGACGCGTGGCGCGCCGTGGAGCGTGACGTCGATCGATGGTCCGCGCGGCAGGAACAGCTCCGCGAGCAGCGCGAGCTGCTCGACCACCAGCTACGTGAACTGACCGATGCGGGCCTGACCGGGGGCGAGACCGAGGAACTGCGCGTGCGCGTGGCGCGCAACGAAGGTGGCGCCCAGTTGATCGAGAGCGCCGCGGCCGCGTTGGAGGCGTTGGAATCCGAGGACACCGGCGCGCAGCGTGCCCTCACGGAGGCCACGGCCCGGTTGCGTCACGTTCCGGACGAGCTCACCGATCTCGTCGAAGTCAAAGAACAACTGGAGGCGGCGATCGATCTGGCCGGCGACGCGCAACGCGCGCTGGAGCGCTTCGTCGACGCCCGTGACTTCGATCCCGAGGCCCTGGCCCGCGACCAGGCCCGCCTGGCCGAGCTGCAGACCCTGTCGCGCAAGTACGGCATGACCGAGGCCGAACTCGTGACCCTTCGCGACCGGCTGGCGGCCGAACTCGGCGACCTGTCCTCGTCGGGCGAACTGCCCGATGATCTGCGCCGCCGCAAGGAGTCGGCGATCGAAGCCCTGCGGGCGTCCGGCGAGGCCCTGGACCGCGACCGACGCCGCGTGGCCCGGCGGGTGGAACGAGAGGCACCGGCTCTGCTCGCCGAACTCGGAATGCCCGGCGCGGCGATCCGCTTCGAGCTGATCCCGCACGAGGATTCCACGGGCGAGGTCCGGGTCGGTGGACGCCGCATCCGTCCGAGTGCCGACGGTCCGAGCCGCGTGGAGCTCGTGGTGCGCACGAATCCCGGCGAGCGTCCGGGACCGATCGAGACCGTCGCCAGCGGTGGAGAGTTGTCCCGGATCGGTCTGGTGCTGCGAAGTCTGGCCGCAGGCCGACGTGCGGCGGCATTGCTGGTCCTCGACGAGATCGACGCCGGCCTCGGCGCCGACCTGGGACCGGCCCTGGCCCGGCGCCTGCGCGCTCTGTCGCAACACGGTCAACTGCTCGTGATCTCACACCTGCCCGCCGTGGCGGCGGCCGCCGACACCCACCTCGTCGCGGTCAAGTCGAGCGACGGTGCCCGCACGGCCAGCCGCGTGGTCACCGTCGGCGGAGAAACGCGCCTGCGCGAGCTGCAGCGCATGCTCGGCGGCGAGACCGATCGATCGCACGCCATGGCCCGCCAACTGCTCCAGCACCGGGGGGACCTGCCCGTCGTTCGCGAGGAGTCCTCGTCCCCATGACCGACACCCCACGGCGCTCGGAATTCCGGCGCCTCTCCCGCACCTACGACCTGATTCCGGTCGTGCGCGAGATCCTGCTGGATCTCGACACGCCGGTTTCGGCCTACCGCAAGCTCGCCACCGACGGCGCCGGTTTCCTGCTCGAGAGCGTGGAGGGAGGCGAGACCTGGGGGCGCTACTCGGTCCTGGGCGCACGTCCGGCCGGGCGCATGCGCTCCTTCGGCGCCGAGGTCGTGACCGAGTTCGACGGACGCCGCCGCGTGCATCGCACGCGCGATCCGCTGTCCGCGCTCGAGCACTGGCTCGACCGCTTCCAGCCCGCTCCGGTCGAGGGACTACCGCGGTTCTGGGGTGGCGCGGTGGGGCGGTTGGACTTCGAACTCGTGCGGCGCATGCAGGATCTGCCCGGTCTTCCGCCGCTCGAGGCGAGTGAGCGCCCGGAGCTCGACCTGCAGCTGGTGTTCGACGTCGTCGTCTTCGACAACCTCACGCACACGGTCAAGCTCGTGGCCTGCGCCCGGGTCGACGACCCGGGCGACGCCGACGCGGCACTGGCCGACGCGACCGCGCGGCTCGACGAGATGGAACGGGCTCTGTCCGGACCGGCACCCGAAGACGTCCGCGGGGGCGCGACGACGGGGGACTGGAAGAGTTCCACGGCGAAGCGACGCTTCGGGTCGGCGGTCGAACGGGCGGGGGAACACATCCGCGCCGGGGACATCTTCCAGGTCGTGCTCAGCCACGAACTGCGACGCCGCGTGGGGGCCCCGGCGCTCGACGTCTACCGCGCCCTGCGCAGCATCAATCCGAGCCCGTACATGTTCCACATCGACGACGGGACGACACAGGTCCTGGGCAGTTCGCCCGAGGTCCTCGTGCGCGTCGACGGGCGCCACGCAGCGGTACGACCGATCGCCGGGACCCGTCGACGCGGACGGACTCCCGCGGAGGACGAGGCCCGCATCGCCGATCTCGTGTCCGACCCCAAGGAGCGGGCCGAGCACGTCATGCTCGTCGACCTGGGTCGCAACGACCTCGGTCGGGTCTGCGAAGCCGGAACGGTGAGAACGACGGACCTGATGACGATCGAACGCTACTCGCACGTGTTGCACATGGTCAGTCACGTGGACGGGCGCCTCGACGAGAAGTGCACACCCTTCGATGCCCTGCGTGCCACCTTTCCCGCCGGAACCGTGAGCGGTGCGCCGAAGGTGCGCGCGCTGCAGATCATCGACGAACTCGAGGGACGTCGGCGCGGTGTCTACGCCGGCGCGGTCGGGTACTTCGGATTCGCCGGCGCGCTCGACACCTGCATCGCCATCCGCACGATGGAGATCGAACGTGGCGTCGCGCGGCTGGGTGTGGGCGCCGGCGTGGTGCTCGACAGCGATCCGGTGCGTGAGTGGGAGGAGACCATGGAGAAGGCGGGGGCGGCCCAGGCGGCGATCGAGTCCGCCCAGCGGGGGTTGCGGCCATGAGTGCTCCGCGGATCCTCGTGATCGACAACTACGACAGCTTCACCTTCAACCTGGTGCAGTACCTGGCCGAGCTCGGTGCGAAGACCCGGGTGGTGCTGAACGACGGAGTCGACGCCGAGCGCATCGCACGGATGCGGATCGACGGTCTCCTGGTGTCACCGGGACCCGGCCGTCCCGAGGACGCGGGCGTGAGCATGGACGCGATCCGAGCCCTGGACGGGCGCAAGCCGATCCTGGGCGTGTGCCTGGGGCATCAGAGCATCGCCGCGGTCTACGGCGGTTCGGTCGAGCGGGCACGCAACGTCCTGCACGGAAAGACCTCCGACGTCCTCCACGCCGCCCACGGGCTGTTCGAGGGCATGGCGAACCCCTTCGTGGCCACGCGCTACCACTCGTTGATCGTCCCGCGAGCAGGACTTCCCGACACCCTCCAGGTGACGGCGTGGACGCGCGACGACGAGATCATGGCCGTGCGCAGCCGGACCACACCGACCTGGGGAGTGCAATTCCACCCCGAGTCGATCCTGACCGAGGCCGGACACGATCTGTTGCGGAACTTCCTGCATCTCTGCGATCGCTGAGCTTCCGGCCTGGCCATCGGGGCCGCGCAGGCGCTAAGCTGCTCGATCCCCGCTCATCCGCCCCCCCGAGTGACCGTGGATCCACGCGACGTTCTCGAGACCACCCTGGCCCGCCGCGATCTCGCGCGCTGCGACGCGCGCGCGGTCCTCAACGCCGTCCTCGACGGTGACGTCGACTCGCACTGGCTGGCGGGTTGGTTGATCGCATTGCGGGCGAAGGGAGAATCGGTCGACGAACTGGCGGGCATGGCCGAGGCCATGCGCGATCACGTGGACCCGGTGCGCTCGGACTACGACGCGTTGGTGGACACCTGCGGAACGGGGGGCGACGGCGCCGACACGTTCAACGTGAGCACCGCGAGCGCGTTCGTGGCAGCGGGAGCGGGTGCGCGCGTCGCGAAGCACGGCAACCGCGCCGTGAGCAGCCGGAGCGGCAGTGCGGACGTACTCGAGGCGCTCGGCGGCGCGATCGACCTCGACACCGATGGTGTCGCGGCGTCCATCGACGAGATCGGGTTCGGTTTCCAGTTCGCCCCGCGTCACCACGCCGCCATGCTCCACGCCGTCCCGGCCCGGCGGGGTCTCGGCGTACGCACTGCATTCAACCTGCTCGGTCCTCTGACGAATCCGGCCGGAGCGGCCCACCAGCTCGTCGGCGTCTTCGCCCCGGAGCGTCTGCACACGGTGGCCGAGGTGCTGTCGGCGCTGGGGACCCGCAGGAGCCTCGTCGTTCACGGCCGCGACGGTCTCGACGAACTCACCGTGTGCGCGGTGAACGACGCCGTCCTCGTCGAGGACGGCCAGCTACAGTCCATGGAGATCGACCCGACCGCGTACGGTCTGGGTCTCCACACCGCCGAGGGACTTCGCGGGGGCAATGCGACCCGCAACGCCGAGATCGTGTCCGCGGTCCTCGGCGGAGAGAAGGGGCCGGCGCGCGACATCGTCGTGCTGAACGCGGGGGCGGCGCTGTGGACGGCAGCGATCGCCACCTCACTCGAGGAAGGGGTCGAGCGCGCGGCCGAGGCGATCGACGACGGCCGGGCACGGGACCTCCTGCACCGGTGGGTCGCGTTCACGCGGGCCCGTGCCGACGGGGGATCGCGATGAGCTCGCGTCTGCGCCCCATCCTCGAGTCCACGCGTCGGCGCGTCGACGCCCTGCGCGGCCGGGGGCCGGATCTGGGTGCGCGGGCGCGGGACCGCGACGCGCCCCGTGACTTCGCCGCCGCCCTGCGACGCCCGCAGCGAAGTGGCCCGGTCCGGGTGATCGGCGAACTGAAACGGCGCAGCCCCTCGGCCGGATCCATCCGCGAGGACCTCGACCCCGTCGACGCGGCGCGACGCCTCGAGAGCGCCGGTGCGGCGGCCTTGTCGGTCCTGACCGAGCCGGAGTTCTTCGGCGGCTCGCTGGAGTTCCTCGACGCGGTGCGGGACGCCGTCGAGCTCCCGCTCTTGCGCAAGGATTTCGTCCTCGACCCGATCCAGGTGGTCGAGGCACGCGCGCACGGGGCCGATGCCGTACTGCTCCTGGCCGTCGCGCTCGACGACGCCGGGATCGAGCGCTGTGCGGACGAGGCCCGCGCGTGGGGCATGGGGGTGCTGGCCGAGGCCCACGACGCGCCCGAGCTGGAACGTCTGCTGACCCTGGACCTGCCCGTGATCGGCGTCAACGCGCGGGACCTCGACACCTTCGACGTGGACCTGCAGCGCGGTCTGGAGCTTTGCCGCCGGATCCCCGAGGATCGTGTGGCCGTCGCCGAGAGCGGGGTGCGGACGCGCGACGACGCCGAGCACGTCCGGGCCACCGCGGTCGACGCGGTGTTGTGCGGGGAGGGCCTCATGCGCCCCGGAACGCCCGAGGACCGCTTCGCCGAACTGTTCGGAGGACCCGTCCCATGAGCTGTCGCGTGAAGTTCTGTGGCCTGACCCGGCCGGAGGACGCCCGCTTCGCATCGACGGACTGCGGTGCCGACTATCTCGGCTTCGTCTTCGCACCCGGAAGCCCGCGCCGCGTCGATCCCGAGGCTCTCGCCGTGTGGATCGAGGACGTCCGGGCGGACGCCGAGGTGGTCGGCGTGTTCCGGGACCAGTCGATCGACGAGGTCCTCGACGCGATCGACCGCTTCGACCTGGACTTCGTACAACTGCACGGCCACGAGTCGGGTCGTGAATGGAAGCGCCTTCCGGTGCGCATGCTCGAGGCACGCATCGTCGACGACGGACTCGCGCCCGCCCGCTTCGCCGGCGCCGCCTGGGCGCACCTCCTGGATTCCGGGGCCGGCAGTGGTCGGATCTTCGACTGGTCCGTGGCGATCGACATCGCCCGGGCGGAACGGGTGTTCCTGGCCGGAGGGCTCGATCCGGACAACGTGGCCGAGGCCGTCCGGAAGGTCCGCCCCTTCGCGGTGGACGTCGCCTCGGGAGTGGAGATCGAGCCCGGCGTGAAGGACCACGACCGGATGCGGCGATTCGTCGATGCGGTGCGCACCGCCACCCGGACCCCCCGTCAGGAGTCGGCATGAGCCCGTTCACCTACGATCCCGCTCTGGGACGCGACGGTCACTTCGGCGACTTCGGGGGGCGCTACGTCCCCGAGACCCTCGTCGGACCGCTCGAGGAACTCGGCGCCGCCTTCGACGACGCGGTGTCGGATCCGGCCTTCCGGGCCGAGCTCGATCCGCTGTTGCGGGACTACGTCGGCCGCGAGACGCCGCTCGCCCTGGCACCGCGGCTGAGCGAGCACTACGGGACCGCACCGATCTGGTTCAAGCGCGAGGACCTGGCCCACACGGGGGCGCACAAGATCAACAATGCCCTGGGACAGGTCCTGTTGGCCCGGCGCATGGGCAAGCGCAGGATCATTGCCGAGACGGGGGCGGGACAGCACGGCGTGGCCACCGCCACGGCGTGTGCGCGGCTCGGCCTGGAGTGCCGGGTCTACATGGGCGCGGTCGACATGCAGCGGCAGGCATTGAACGTCTACCGCATGCGTCTGATGGGAGCGGAGGTGGTCGGGGTCGAGTCGGGCAGCCGGACCCTCAAGGACGCGATCAACGAGGCCATGCGGGACTGGGTGGGAAGCGTCGTCGACACACACTACGTGATCGGAAGCGTGCTCGGACCGCATCCCTTCCCGCTGATGGTGCGCGAGTTCCAGAGTGTCATCGGTCGCGAGGCGCGCAGGCAGATCCTCGAACGCGCGGGCCGGCTGCCGTCCCATCTGGTCGCGTGTGTCGGTGGGGGCAGCAACGCCATGGGCCTGTTCCACGCCTTCCTCGGCGACGCCGAGGTACGCATGATCGGCGTCGAGGCCGGTGGCCTCGGATCGGGGGCGGGCGAGCACGCGGCGCGCTTCGACACCGGCCGGATCGGGGTCCTCCACGGAACGCGCAGTGTGCTGCTCCAGGATCCCGACGGGAACGTCCTGCCCACCCACAGTGTCAGCGCCGGCCTGGACTACCCGAGCATCGGTCCGGAGCACGCCTACTACCAGCAGGTCGGTCGGATCGTCTACGCCACGGTCCGCGACGAGCAGGCGATCGAGGGCTTCCACCGGGTCAGCCGGCTCGAGGGGATCGTCCCCGCTCTGGAGACCGCCCACGCCCTCGCCCACCTCGAGGATCTGATGCCGAAGTTGACTACATCGGACCTGGTGGTGGTGAACATGTCCGGACGCGGCGACAAGGACGTCGAGTCGGTGCGTGCCCGCGACGGGCAGGGTGCATGACCGGGGAGGTCGTGCGTTGCGCCCTGCCGGCGGTCGTGCCATATTCCCGTCGTGACGCCGCGCCGCTTCACGTCGTGCGCCCGTAGCTCAGCTGGATAGAGCGTCTGCCTCCGGAGCAGAAGGTCACAGGTTCGAATCCTGTCGGGCGTACCACTTTCCATCGGCCGCCCCCGCCGCGCGCGGCACACCACCCCGGGGAGCGGATCAAGGGCCGTGCTCAAGCTTCTGCTCAATCTGGCCATCCTGTTCCTCGCGGCGACCTTCGTCCGGCGCCTCGTGCGCGGATGGCTGGGCTCCAAGTCGGGTGCGTCGCGGACCCGGACCACCCGGCAGCAGCGCCGGGAGGGCGACATCGGCCAGGGGCAGAAGATCGAAGAGGCCGACTATGAGGATCTTCCGTGAACGCGGCCGCAAGCGCCTGTCGACGCGCGAGCGGTCCCGGTTCGGCCGGCACAGCACGGCCGGGGGCCAGGATCTGATCCGTTTCCGGCGGAATCAGGAGAGCCTGTGGCGCGAAGCCACCAGCATGGTGCTCTGGGTGGCCATCGCGATCATGCTGCTGAATCTCGCCGGGACCCTGCATCGCTTCGGAGAACGACATCTCGCGCAGCGGGGTCTGCCGATCCGGGTGGCGTTCCCGGCCCTCGCCGTGGGTGCTGCCGCCTTCTGCGTGTGGAGAGCGCGCGGCGGAGTGGTGGAGCTGGTCGACATCCGGCGCGAGCAGAAGGTCATCTCGGCCCGACTACGGGCCGCTCAGCGCGACGAGTCGGCTTCGGACGCCTAATCCGCGCCTCGTCAACACCTTACGGCTTCCAGATGGCACGGTCCTTGCCGCACGTCACGCGAGGATTCCTCTTCGCGGACCACGATGGAGCCCCACGGTGCCGACCGTCCCCGACCCACGATTCGCTCAGCTCCTGGAGGTCGGTCTCCAGCTCTCCCGCATGGCGCCGGGGGAGTTCGGTGACCTGGCCGTGGCGAGTCGCATCCTGTCGGGGATCGAGCGCTTCTTCCCGGGCACCGATCCTCGGCTCGGACTGGTCGACGGCAATCGCCTGCTCTGCTTCGCGCCGCGTTCACGAGCAGGGCGCGGAGCTTCGCTCGACCTCTCGACGGTCGACCTGTCCCCATTGCTCGTCGAATGGATGCGACTCCGGCGCGACGACCGGGCGGGCGGAGCCGAAATGGGCCTGCCGCTCGGCCTGCGCGAGACCATGAAGATGGAACCGCCGGGACTGCGGATCGCGCCCCTCGAGGGTGGGGGGTCGACCCTGGGCTTCCTGGGCATGCACGCACCGCGCCTCGATCCGGCCGAACGCCAGGCACTGGACGTCCTGGCACTCTACGCCGGGACGGTGGTCGAGAACGTCCGCCTGTACCGGCGGATCGAGCAGGAGGCCGAGACGGACGGCCTGACCGAGGTCTACAACTACCGCTACTTCATGCGCGCCCTGACCCACGAGATGGACCGGGTCCGGCGTCACGGGGGCGAGATCGCGGTCGTGATGGTCGACGTCGACAACCTGAAGGAATACAATGATCACTTCGGTCATCTGGGCGGCAGCGCAGCCCTCCGGGAGATCGCCGTGATCCTTCGTTCGAGTTCGAGGACGATCGACGTTGTCTCGAAGTACGGCGGGGACGAGTTCAGCGTGCTCCTGCCCGGGTGCGGTATCGACGGTGCACGCGTCTACTGCGACCGGGTGCGGCGACGAATCGCCGAGCACGCCTTCGAGGACGATCCCGAGCGGCGGCTGACCGTCAGCATGGGCCTGGCCGTGTTCCCGACCGAAGGGCGCGATCCGAGGGATCTCCTGCGGCGCGCCGATGCCCGCTTGTACGATGCCAAGAGCGCCGGCCGTGATCGGATCGGCGCGGCCCCCTGACCGCCCCGATCCTTCCGGAATCCCCGGAGGACGAACCCAGTCCCACGCCCACGGAGTCGCCTCCGCATGAGTCTGGTCGACAAGCTCCGGGATCGAAGCGCCACCTGTGGCGTCATTGGTCTCGGCTACGTTGGTCTTCCCCTGGTCATGGAGTTCGTCCGTGCCGGGTACCGGGTGATCGGCTACGACGTCGACGCCGCCAAGGTCGCGCGTCTGCGCGAGGGCGACAGCTACGTGGGCGACGTCCCGTCTTCGTCGCTGAAGGAGGCCGTCGAGTCGGGCGCCTTCCAGGTCACGACCGACCCGGCGCGGCTCGCCGAGGTCGACACCATCGACATCTGCGTCCCCACTCCACTGTCGAAGACCCGCGACCCGGACATGAGCTACATCGACACCGCGGTCGAAGCGATCGCCCGGGTGCTACGAGCGGGTCAACTCGTCGTGCTCGAGAGCACGACCTATCCGGGGACGACCGAAGAGGTGATCCTCCCGCGCCTTCGGGAGACCGGCCTCGAGGTGGGAAAGGACTTCTTCCTGGCCTTCTCGCCGGAACGCGTGGATCCGGGGAACCCGAAGTTCCAGACAGGCAACATCCCGAAGGTGGTCGGCGGGATCACGCCGGCCTGTGGAGACGTGGCGGCCGAGCTCTTCTCGCACTGCATCTCCGAGGTCGTGAAGGTCTCGAACGCGCGCGTGGCCGAGACGGTGAAGCTGCTCGAGAACACCTTCCGCAGTGTGAACATCGGCCTGGTCAACGAGATCGCCCAGATGTGCCACAAGATGGACATCGACGTCTGGGAGGTCATCGACGCCGCGGCCACCAAGCCCTTCGGCTTCATGCCCTTCTACCCCGGTCCCGGCCTTGGTGGTCACTGCATCCCGATCGATCCCTTCTACCTGAGCTGGAAGGCACGGGCGAGCGGCTTCGAGGCGCGCTTCATCGAGCTCGCCGGTTTCGTGAACCGGTCCATGCCCGAGTTCGTCACCGACCTCGTCGGCCAGGCCCTCAACGAGGTCGGCCGTGCCGTCCGGGGCAGCCGGGTGGTCGTGGTGGGCGTGGCCTACAAGTCGGACATCGACGACGTGCGCGAGTCCCCGGCCCTGGACGTGCTCCAGCTCCTGCACGAGCGAGGTGCCGATCTGTCGTGGATCGACGCCCACGTTCCGGCGCTGCGGGACTTCGATTTCGCGCGCAAGATCGACACGCTCGACGACGACTTCGACGCGGCGGTGATCACGGCGGTGCACCGCGACTTCGATCACACGGCACTGCTCGAGCGTTGTGCCCGAGTCGTCGATACCCGCAATGCCCTGCGGGGTGTGGACTCGGAGAAGATCGTGAGACTCTGATCGCGGTGTGCTCTCGCGCACCGACGACGCCCCCGACGAGGAGATCGGATTCGAATGGCGAAGATCCTGGTGACCGGAGGCGCCGGTTTCATCGGTTCCCACATCTCAGCGGCCCTGCGCGCGCAGGGCGACGACGTGGTCGTCCTCGACGACATGTCGACCGGCCACGAGCGGAATCTGGAGGCGATCGGCGACGGCGTCCGCTTCGTTCGCGGTTCCGTGACCGATCCGTCCGCGGTCGCCGACGCGATCGAGGGCTGTGACCACGTCTTCCACGAGGCGGCGCTGGCATCGGTGCCCCGCAGCATCGACGACCCGCAGGCCAACAACGCGGCCAACGTCACGGGGACCCTGAACGTCCTCGTCGCCGCGCGCGACGCAGGGGTGAAACGCCTCGTCTACGCGGCCAGCAGTGCCGCCTACGGAGACAGCGAGACCTTGCCCAAGGTCGAGACCATGGCCACCAATCCGAAGTCGCCCTACGCGATCGCGAAACTCGCAGGCGAGCACTACGTCTCGGTGTTCGCGTCGGTGTACGGCATGCAGACCCTCGCCATCCGGTACTTCAACGTCTTCGGTCCTCGCCAGGATCCGGACAGTCCCTACGCGGCCGTCATTCCGTTGTTCATCGACGCTCTACTCGACGGCCGACCCCCGACGATCCACGGCGACGGCGAGCAGTCGCGGGACTTCACCTACATCGACAACGTGGTCGAAGCGAATCTCAGGGCACTGACGGCCCCGAAGCTCTCGGGAGAGACCGTGAACGTGGCGTTGGGTGACCGCACGTCGCTCAACCAGCTCTACGGCTGGCTGCGTGAGATCATCGGTACCGATCTCGAACCGGTCCACGGAGCGCCACGCGCGGGCGACGTCAAGCACAGCCAGGCCGACATCGGGCGCGCGCAGGCGCTGCTCGGCTACGAGACGAAGGTCTCCGTGGCCGAGGGACTCGCGCGCACGGTGGAGTGGTATCGGGAGTTCCGCGAGGGCCGGGCCTAGGGCGTGCTGTCGGCATCGTCTGCCGTGGTCGTCGCTTCGGCGGTGACCTCGTCCCATCGCAGCCGTCGGCGGAACACGATCGTGACCGCCAGGCCCAGCAGGACCGCGAACCACAGGGTGGCCCCGCGGACCAGCGCGGTGGCACCGACGGCCCCGGCTTCGGTCACTCCGAGATTGCGCAACAGGGCCAACAGGCTCGCCTCGGTCCCTACGAGCCCCCCAGGCAGGAACGTCAGGTTGCCCAGGAGGGTGGCCGTCGCGTAGACCCACGTCGCGTCCACCAGTGCGATGGGTTCGCCGAGAGCGCGGCAGATCAGGCCGAGTCCCAGGCACTCGGCCCACCACGCCACGGTGCTGGCGACGAGGCTCGGACCGAAGATGCGTGGCCGCAGCAGATCCGCGTGTCCCTCGAGCAGTGCTCCGACCCGTTCCCGCCGACTCCGGAGACCCGGAACCGAGGCCAGCGCCCGCAGTGTCCACGCGCGCGGTCGCGGCTGTCCCAGCAGGGCGGCCACGACGACCATGGCACCCACCGCGACTCCGACCGCACCCGCGGCGGCCGCCGGGCCGAAGGGTTGAGCCGAGATCAGGGCCAGCACGGCGAGCGCGTCGGTGATGCGCTCCATCACGAGAGGTGGGAGCGATCGATGGGCCGCGACCCCGTGCAGTTTGCGCAGGAACACGAGCTTGTACAATTCGCCGAGCCGCGCGGGGGTGACCACCATGGCCAGGCACGCGTAGTACAGGCGGGCGTTGGCGGCGGTGGGCACGTGCACGCCCGCGCCCTCGAGCAACCACGTCCACTTCCAGAACCGGAGGGCGTAGTTGAGCAGCGTGAGGCCCAGGACGACCGGGAGCCACGGCAGAGCGAAGCGGTCCGCCGCGAGCGCGAGTTCGTCGCGGGCGAACACGGCCGACACGACCACGACCAGGGCGGCCAGCCCCGCCAGATAGGCGAAGAGATGGCGAGCGACGAAGCTGCGCCAACGTGCGTTGCGGCCGGTGGGCGGCGTGTCCATGCAGAAGACCGATCGCGGGCGGAGCTCGGCGCGGAGCGGGGTGCCCGCGCGGCTCTTGTCTTCTCGCCGATTCCGCCGTCGAAGTCAACGCGCGGCCCGGCCCTTCGAGGCGGTTGCATCCGGCGGCCCGATTCTGTCAAGCTCGTGCGGTACGAAGGGCGAGAGTGTTCTCCGAGAGAGAGGACGAAGATTGCCGCGCCCGACCGTCGCTGCGGATCCGATATGATCGTTTTGCATCCGGTATGGTCGCATCACGGATCGTCCGGATGGGATCCGACGAGGAAGAATCATCGTGTGTTTTCCACATCTTGATCGTGATCCCTTCAGATCGGTTGCAGGTGGGGAGGGCGATGTCCTACAATGGTCACGATCCGTGTTGGGCGGAGCGGCCCACGCCCGGGTACGATTCGGAGATCCAGCGGTCCCTGCCGAATCGATCGCTCCGCTGCCCCGGGGCCGACGACTCATCGTCGGCCCAGAGGCACGTGCATGGTTCGTTCACCGACCGCAACGTGCGCTGAGGTCGCCTGAACATGTCTCTTGATCCCGCGATGACGCACCGGGTGCGAAACGCACCTCTGTACGTCGGGCCCCGGCTCCGGGAGATCGCGCCGGGTCCCCAGTTGTACTCCGACGTCCCCCTGTGGAAGCGTCGCGTGAAGCGGGCCATCGACGTCCTGAGTGCCGTCGTGGCCCTGACCTGCTTCGCCGTGATCCTCCCGCTCATTGCGCTGATCATCCGTCTCGACTCGCGCGGTCCGATCTTCTACTCGCAGCAGCGGGTGGGGATCAACCGCCGTACCGGTGACCGTCGTCGGGACGCGAGCCGGACACCCGAGGTCGAGCGGCGCTCGGCGCGCCGCGCGCGCGATCGCCGCAAGGTCGTCGCGCAGGGTGAGCTGTTCACCATCTACAAGCTCCGCACCATGCGAGCCGACGCCGAGAGCGATGGAGCGCGGTGG is a window from the Candidatus Krumholzibacteriia bacterium genome containing:
- a CDS encoding chorismate-binding protein encodes the protein MTDTPRRSEFRRLSRTYDLIPVVREILLDLDTPVSAYRKLATDGAGFLLESVEGGETWGRYSVLGARPAGRMRSFGAEVVTEFDGRRRVHRTRDPLSALEHWLDRFQPAPVEGLPRFWGGAVGRLDFELVRRMQDLPGLPPLEASERPELDLQLVFDVVVFDNLTHTVKLVACARVDDPGDADAALADATARLDEMERALSGPAPEDVRGGATTGDWKSSTAKRRFGSAVERAGEHIRAGDIFQVVLSHELRRRVGAPALDVYRALRSINPSPYMFHIDDGTTQVLGSSPEVLVRVDGRHAAVRPIAGTRRRGRTPAEDEARIADLVSDPKERAEHVMLVDLGRNDLGRVCEAGTVRTTDLMTIERYSHVLHMVSHVDGRLDEKCTPFDALRATFPAGTVSGAPKVRALQIIDELEGRRRGVYAGAVGYFGFAGALDTCIAIRTMEIERGVARLGVGAGVVLDSDPVREWEETMEKAGAAQAAIESAQRGLRP
- a CDS encoding aminodeoxychorismate/anthranilate synthase component II; translation: MSAPRILVIDNYDSFTFNLVQYLAELGAKTRVVLNDGVDAERIARMRIDGLLVSPGPGRPEDAGVSMDAIRALDGRKPILGVCLGHQSIAAVYGGSVERARNVLHGKTSDVLHAAHGLFEGMANPFVATRYHSLIVPRAGLPDTLQVTAWTRDDEIMAVRSRTTPTWGVQFHPESILTEAGHDLLRNFLHLCDR
- the trpD gene encoding anthranilate phosphoribosyltransferase gives rise to the protein MDPRDVLETTLARRDLARCDARAVLNAVLDGDVDSHWLAGWLIALRAKGESVDELAGMAEAMRDHVDPVRSDYDALVDTCGTGGDGADTFNVSTASAFVAAGAGARVAKHGNRAVSSRSGSADVLEALGGAIDLDTDGVAASIDEIGFGFQFAPRHHAAMLHAVPARRGLGVRTAFNLLGPLTNPAGAAHQLVGVFAPERLHTVAEVLSALGTRRSLVVHGRDGLDELTVCAVNDAVLVEDGQLQSMEIDPTAYGLGLHTAEGLRGGNATRNAEIVSAVLGGEKGPARDIVVLNAGAALWTAAIATSLEEGVERAAEAIDDGRARDLLHRWVAFTRARADGGSR
- a CDS encoding indole-3-glycerol phosphate synthase TrpC, producing MSSRLRPILESTRRRVDALRGRGPDLGARARDRDAPRDFAAALRRPQRSGPVRVIGELKRRSPSAGSIREDLDPVDAARRLESAGAAALSVLTEPEFFGGSLEFLDAVRDAVELPLLRKDFVLDPIQVVEARAHGADAVLLLAVALDDAGIERCADEARAWGMGVLAEAHDAPELERLLTLDLPVIGVNARDLDTFDVDLQRGLELCRRIPEDRVAVAESGVRTRDDAEHVRATAVDAVLCGEGLMRPGTPEDRFAELFGGPVP
- a CDS encoding phosphoribosylanthranilate isomerase; its protein translation is MSCRVKFCGLTRPEDARFASTDCGADYLGFVFAPGSPRRVDPEALAVWIEDVRADAEVVGVFRDQSIDEVLDAIDRFDLDFVQLHGHESGREWKRLPVRMLEARIVDDGLAPARFAGAAWAHLLDSGAGSGRIFDWSVAIDIARAERVFLAGGLDPDNVAEAVRKVRPFAVDVASGVEIEPGVKDHDRMRRFVDAVRTATRTPRQESA